The following proteins are co-located in the Opitutaceae bacterium genome:
- a CDS encoding uracil-DNA glycosylase, producing the protein MRKILLALTSELRRLKAAGVKTVPVSADTISAFKSVVRARASGVAAVDATASYSKPVPKPDAVHESPSRADSGFPPPPVVTLPSGDKHAQMDWLRDRVLNDPVCLSHVRPGKRLVVGVGNLDAKIFFCGEAPGADEEIQGEPFVGPAGQLLNRMIHGMGLKREEVYIGNIMNWRPDVPTHAGMEQSGNRPPTAEEMAYCLPYLKAQLQIVNPDVIVALGATAGQGLLGMGSFKTLREIRGRWKLFSEKPVMVTYHPSYVLRNESNRVKRAVWEDLLQVMERIGLPISDKQRGFFLNK; encoded by the coding sequence ATGCGCAAGATCCTCCTCGCACTGACTTCCGAGCTTCGGCGTTTGAAGGCGGCCGGAGTGAAAACAGTTCCTGTTTCAGCCGACACCATTTCAGCGTTCAAGTCCGTCGTCAGGGCGCGGGCGTCCGGTGTGGCCGCCGTTGATGCGACAGCGTCGTATTCTAAGCCTGTGCCGAAGCCGGACGCAGTGCACGAGAGCCCGTCGAGAGCGGACAGCGGGTTTCCTCCTCCACCCGTGGTGACACTTCCCTCGGGCGACAAGCATGCGCAAATGGACTGGCTGCGCGATCGCGTGCTCAATGACCCGGTTTGCCTCAGCCATGTGCGTCCGGGCAAACGGCTGGTTGTTGGGGTCGGCAATCTGGACGCGAAGATCTTCTTTTGCGGAGAGGCTCCCGGAGCGGACGAGGAAATCCAGGGTGAACCGTTTGTGGGACCGGCAGGCCAGTTGCTGAACAGAATGATTCACGGAATGGGGTTGAAGCGCGAGGAGGTGTACATCGGCAACATCATGAACTGGCGGCCGGACGTGCCGACGCATGCCGGGATGGAGCAGTCTGGAAACCGGCCGCCGACCGCCGAGGAAATGGCGTACTGCCTGCCCTACCTGAAGGCCCAGTTGCAGATCGTGAACCCGGATGTGATTGTCGCGCTGGGGGCCACCGCCGGGCAGGGGCTTCTGGGAATGGGCAGCTTCAAGACCCTCCGGGAAATTCGCGGGCGATGGAAACTCTTTTCAGAAAAGCCGGTCATGGTGACCTATCATCCCAGCTACGTTCTTCGCAATGAGTCCAATCGGGTGAAGCGTGCGGTCTGGGAGGATCTGCTCCAGGTCATGGAACGGATCGGTCTGCCGATCTCCGACAAGCAGCGTGGCTTTTTTCTGAACAAATGA
- a CDS encoding FecR domain-containing protein, with protein sequence MSCPSRWTLVTTVLATACLFSIGSFTSRAETRSSAPAGKLYVAELAGSVEIDSRARVLEMVKKAVYDADDTIIQTKPGATNTIVFSNGVGVFLDSDTTLQVDRFTQQPFQPNRADLDLEPSVSRMFLTLRNGTVGLCTGRMLPGSVLEVTTPHATLSIRGKRVVIQTSVAGTTVSLLEGDVTARLGTDDASGQVLQPNQRAIIRQGRLGDPLRIVIEPIPEELRRDLEDRAAFACMARHTVYFDTEEGTPGASLRTRPGISVFETTEPPGEGGLNPIPGIPPLPEIPTYVSPSEIPQPPPGTTT encoded by the coding sequence GTGTCCTGCCCATCACGCTGGACCCTCGTGACCACCGTGCTCGCGACGGCGTGCCTTTTCTCGATCGGCAGCTTCACCAGCCGCGCAGAAACGCGGTCATCGGCTCCCGCAGGCAAACTCTATGTCGCCGAATTGGCAGGCTCGGTCGAAATCGATTCGCGCGCGCGCGTGCTGGAGATGGTGAAGAAGGCGGTTTACGACGCCGACGACACGATCATCCAGACCAAGCCCGGAGCCACCAATACGATCGTCTTTTCCAATGGAGTCGGCGTGTTCCTCGATTCCGACACAACCCTGCAGGTCGATCGATTCACGCAGCAGCCTTTTCAACCCAACCGCGCCGACCTCGATCTCGAGCCTTCCGTCTCGCGCATGTTCCTCACGCTGCGCAACGGAACCGTCGGACTCTGCACCGGGAGGATGCTTCCGGGGAGCGTTCTCGAGGTCACGACACCTCACGCCACTCTCTCGATTCGCGGCAAGCGCGTCGTGATTCAGACCAGCGTTGCAGGGACAACCGTCTCCCTGCTCGAAGGGGATGTCACCGCGCGCCTGGGCACGGACGACGCGAGCGGGCAGGTGCTTCAGCCCAATCAGCGCGCCATCATTCGACAGGGGCGGCTGGGCGATCCGCTCCGCATCGTGATCGAACCCATTCCCGAGGAGCTGCGGCGCGACCTGGAAGACCGGGCGGCATTTGCCTGCATGGCCAGGCACACGGTGTATTTCGACACGGAAGAGGGAACCCCCGGCGCCAGCCTGCGCACGCGGCCGGGCATCTCCGTATTCGAAACAACGGAGCCTCCGGGTGAGGGCGGGTTAAACCCGATCCCCGGAATACCCCCGCTTCCGGAAATTCCGACATACGTCAGCCCGTCCGAAATTCCACAGCCACCGCCCGGAACAACGACATGA
- a CDS encoding trypsin-like peptidase domain-containing protein translates to MRLDLEKVVLFAMRSHLNERASVNLSRIASTTLRLLLLAVCLVHVVPGARAAGMSKGFNDMLNAVVRIDVREVSYDSGVKRFSAGVGSGVIVSKTGLILTNAHVASPKSIELLVTLSSLERVGAKLVGWDHWTDLALLQLDVDDVARRKLKFTHALFGDSDKLYPGEVVYAVGTPHGLTRTVTRGIISNNRRYFQDNTGVRGYETGEFNTWLQTDAAINPGNSGGPLVTEKGAVIGITSRGYLGANNLGFAIPGNIARRVADGLAHDGSITRSYIGIVPRELRDLEGFYALSLNEGMLINSVDPGSPAAGAGLRAGDILLAIDGKPVDGRFPEQLPPIQNSIASRPVGSAVLLTIKRGTETRDYSVVTEKLESQVGEELAFEKWGITVRKVSKTYARNHQLPDSTGLIVLGVQPGFPAAVAGLSRGAIITSINQQRITSVDVARKIYSAYEAKPEPTLVEAQRYFQVSLYILKP, encoded by the coding sequence ATGCGGCTCGATTTGGAGAAAGTCGTACTCTTTGCAATGCGTAGCCATTTGAATGAACGGGCCAGCGTAAATCTTTCGAGGATTGCGTCAACGACGCTGCGACTGCTGCTCCTGGCAGTGTGTCTGGTCCATGTGGTGCCAGGCGCACGGGCCGCTGGGATGTCCAAGGGCTTCAATGACATGCTGAACGCGGTGGTGCGCATTGATGTGCGCGAGGTCTCATACGACAGCGGGGTGAAGCGGTTTTCGGCGGGCGTTGGATCAGGTGTGATCGTTTCCAAGACCGGGCTGATCCTGACCAATGCGCATGTTGCCAGTCCAAAGTCCATTGAGTTGCTGGTCACGCTTTCCAGCCTTGAGCGCGTGGGGGCGAAACTCGTGGGCTGGGATCACTGGACGGACCTGGCGCTGCTGCAACTCGATGTGGACGATGTCGCCCGGAGGAAATTGAAATTCACGCACGCGCTTTTCGGCGATTCCGACAAACTCTATCCGGGAGAGGTCGTTTACGCCGTGGGGACGCCGCACGGGCTGACGCGCACGGTGACGCGTGGCATCATTTCAAACAACCGGCGCTACTTTCAGGACAACACTGGTGTGCGCGGCTATGAAACGGGAGAGTTCAACACCTGGCTCCAGACGGATGCCGCGATTAACCCGGGCAACTCCGGGGGGCCGCTGGTCACGGAGAAGGGGGCCGTCATCGGCATCACCTCGCGCGGCTATCTCGGGGCCAACAATCTTGGCTTCGCGATTCCTGGAAACATTGCGAGACGAGTGGCTGACGGACTGGCCCATGATGGCTCCATCACGAGAAGTTACATTGGAATCGTGCCGCGCGAGCTTCGGGATCTCGAGGGATTCTACGCACTCTCGCTGAATGAGGGAATGCTGATCAACTCGGTTGATCCCGGCTCGCCGGCCGCGGGCGCCGGACTGCGTGCTGGCGACATCCTGCTGGCGATCGATGGCAAGCCTGTCGATGGGCGCTTCCCTGAACAGCTTCCGCCCATCCAGAATTCAATCGCCAGCCGGCCCGTTGGCAGCGCGGTCCTGCTGACGATCAAGCGGGGAACGGAAACGCGGGACTATTCTGTAGTGACGGAGAAGCTGGAGAGCCAGGTCGGAGAGGAGCTGGCATTCGAGAAGTGGGGAATAACGGTGAGAAAGGTTTCCAAAACCTATGCGCGCAACCATCAGCTTCCCGACTCCACCGGACTGATCGTGCTGGGAGTTCAGCCCGGGTTCCCAGCCGCAGTCGCGGGTTTGAGCCGCGGGGCCATCATCACGAGCATCAACCAGCAGAGGATTACTTCGGTCGATGTTGCCCGGAAGATCTATTCCGCCTACGAAGCAAAGCCTGAACCAACGTTGGTCGAGGCGCAGCGTTATTTCCAGGTTTCCCTTTATATCCTCAAGCCATGA
- a CDS encoding riboflavin synthase — protein MFTGIVEETGRILGFSASSIGWRLRIHARLVLEGLALGDSIAVNGCCLTAVASDASAGTLEFDVLEETRHLTNLGSLATGGAVNLERSLSFGGKMGGHFVTGHIDGTGRVEVIERRGADHFLKVAAASGCGRHLISKGSIAIDGISLTVAEVDGDVFSVWIIPHTLEVTNLNFRRPGDAVNLEFDLLGKYVEKLLQPQLQAKPRC, from the coding sequence ATGTTCACAGGGATTGTTGAGGAAACGGGTCGGATACTCGGCTTTTCCGCCAGCAGCATCGGCTGGCGGTTGAGGATCCACGCACGGCTGGTGCTGGAGGGATTGGCGTTGGGCGACAGCATTGCCGTCAATGGGTGCTGCCTGACCGCAGTGGCGAGTGATGCGTCCGCAGGCACCCTTGAGTTCGACGTGCTGGAGGAAACGAGGCACCTGACAAATCTTGGGTCGCTTGCGACGGGTGGCGCCGTCAATCTTGAGCGCAGCCTTTCCTTTGGGGGAAAGATGGGCGGTCATTTTGTGACCGGGCACATCGATGGCACGGGAAGAGTGGAGGTGATTGAGCGCCGCGGAGCGGATCATTTTCTCAAGGTCGCGGCGGCTTCAGGCTGCGGGCGCCATCTCATTTCCAAGGGCAGCATTGCAATTGACGGAATCTCGCTGACGGTTGCGGAAGTTGATGGCGACGTCTTTTCCGTCTGGATCATTCCGCACACGCTGGAGGTTACGAATCTCAATTTCCGCAGGCCGGGGGATGCCGTGAATCTCGAATTCGATCTGCTGGGGAAATACGTGGAGAAACTGCTGCAGCCGCAGCTCCAGGCGAAACCCCGGTGCTAG
- a CDS encoding PDZ domain-containing protein: protein MTAIPPLGSLPNLSPAHSRPAPGLTTRRILLACAFACAALSSRAAEIRDLWKERLKSVVAIEFFTETELDRRPTVIFGTVIDKEGTVVFSGGAVNVRSTPSELKDFRVYLPGENVRTYASATYIGQDVFTTWQYVKVAESLWPSLVPITAFAGPATASTDVQLAQQVWGIALRAKDEDFAPYILSAQVGLLQTLPQRTAVCMDDVAGPGLPVFDAKGVFLGFGMPGFAQSYLEFSKRSPGGEQVALVNIGETGAFQLADEILPFLNRRPLNVYGRSVPWFGWYGLQPTDPEVAAHLKIDIGVVVSEVLAGSPAEQSGLQPRDVVVAMDGKPLPRLKPDRVMVNYLAREIARRAVGDVVKVTVLRNGERVDVAAKLVEEPKLFREADRKYFDKLGFTAREFVYADGIMRRAPVAEHQGVIAHFVKANSPAATAGLVTDDWIKEIDGTPITSYKEAIDQLGAIQADSSRTEAVLLIRRGGDTQVLRIKLK from the coding sequence ATGACAGCCATACCCCCGCTGGGTTCGCTTCCGAACCTGTCTCCAGCACACTCCAGACCCGCGCCTGGTCTCACAACGAGGCGCATCCTCCTCGCGTGCGCCTTTGCGTGCGCAGCCCTGTCGTCCCGCGCAGCCGAAATTCGCGATCTATGGAAGGAGCGCCTCAAGTCGGTTGTTGCGATTGAGTTTTTCACCGAGACTGAGCTGGATCGCCGGCCAACCGTGATTTTCGGCACGGTCATCGACAAGGAGGGCACGGTTGTTTTTTCTGGCGGCGCCGTGAACGTGCGGTCGACCCCTTCGGAATTGAAGGATTTCCGGGTGTACCTTCCCGGCGAAAATGTGAGGACGTATGCCAGCGCCACCTACATCGGTCAGGATGTTTTCACGACCTGGCAGTATGTGAAGGTGGCCGAATCCCTCTGGCCGTCGCTGGTGCCCATCACGGCATTTGCCGGTCCTGCGACGGCATCGACGGATGTGCAGCTGGCGCAGCAGGTCTGGGGGATCGCCCTACGGGCAAAGGACGAGGACTTCGCCCCCTATATCCTCTCCGCGCAGGTGGGCCTGCTGCAGACCCTCCCGCAGCGCACTGCCGTGTGCATGGATGACGTTGCCGGACCGGGCCTTCCCGTGTTTGATGCGAAGGGCGTGTTTCTGGGTTTTGGCATGCCGGGGTTTGCCCAGAGTTATCTCGAGTTCTCGAAGCGCTCACCGGGCGGCGAGCAGGTGGCTCTGGTCAACATTGGTGAAACGGGTGCCTTCCAGCTCGCCGACGAGATCCTGCCCTTTCTGAACCGCAGGCCGTTGAATGTTTACGGTCGATCGGTGCCGTGGTTTGGCTGGTACGGGCTGCAGCCGACGGACCCGGAAGTGGCGGCGCACCTCAAGATCGACATAGGCGTGGTTGTCAGCGAGGTGCTGGCCGGAAGCCCGGCGGAGCAGAGCGGGCTGCAGCCGCGCGATGTCGTGGTCGCCATGGACGGCAAGCCCCTTCCGCGCCTCAAGCCTGATCGCGTGATGGTGAACTATCTCGCGCGCGAGATTGCCCGTCGTGCGGTCGGTGACGTGGTGAAGGTGACGGTCCTGCGGAATGGCGAGCGCGTTGATGTCGCAGCCAAGCTGGTCGAGGAGCCCAAGCTCTTCCGCGAGGCGGACCGCAAGTATTTCGACAAGCTGGGCTTCACCGCGCGTGAATTCGTCTACGCCGACGGCATCATGCGGCGCGCGCCCGTTGCCGAGCATCAGGGTGTGATCGCGCATTTTGTGAAGGCAAATTCACCGGCGGCGACGGCGGGGCTGGTCACCGATGACTGGATCAAGGAAATCGATGGCACGCCCATCACGTCGTACAAGGAGGCTATCGATCAGCTGGGCGCCATCCAGGCCGACAGCTCGCGCACCGAGGCGGTTCTCTTGATTCGGAGGGGCGGCGACACTCAGGTCCTGCGCATAAAATTGAAATAG
- a CDS encoding leucine--tRNA ligase, with protein sequence MATHCKEYDFLQIEPHWQSFWDQTRAFRSEPDASKQKYYVLDMFPYPSGAGLHIGHPEGYTATDIIARYKRAKGFSVLHPIGWDAFGLPAEQHAVKTGTHPASNTQNNIANFRRQIKALGFSYDWDREIDTTDPRYVQWTQWIFLQLFKRGLAYVDERPVWWCPELRTVLANEEIVDGRSEVGNFPVERRNLRQWVLRITAYAERLLNDLKDLDWPDSTKRMQEAWIGRSEGAELLFELEPASLGDLKVFTTRPDTLHGATYMVVAPEHPLVESLTTPEQRAAVEAYRRKAASKSDLERTDLAKEKSGVFTGSHAINPANGQRIPIWIADYVLMGYGTGAIMAVPAHDERDYDFAIQYKLPIVRVIEPSDASLSPEARETLPFVGDGKLVNSGPYNGLDWSEAKRRITVDLLNRGRGRATVNYKLRDWLFSRQRYWGEPFPILWVNEADYHRAAAAGLSGLPPEPVTYRDTATGTSWYALPLPERILPLTLPDVQSYLPSGTGESPLANVPDWLELWYDVTTGRHVPASGPRPEGTSWIRARRETNTMPQWAGSCWYYLRFVDPRNTEAFAAKEALRYWGVPDLYVGGAEHAVLHLLYARFWHKVLFDIGAVPQNEPFRKLFHQGIILGEDGEKMSKSRGNVVNPDTIIASHGTDSLRLYLMFLGPLEAMKPWNPRGIEGVHRFLHKVWRLAIGAHGQPNQKITPAELSPVLDKLRHETIRKVGEDIEALRFNTAISQMMIYANALQEASSYTREAVLTLVQLLAPFAPHLGEELWARLGRTESLSTAPWPAHDPARLIATEQKVVFQINGKHRGELLTPAGASQETVVAILRGQPKLASLIEGRTIKRTIYVPGRILNLVME encoded by the coding sequence ATGGCTACGCATTGCAAAGAGTACGACTTTCTCCAAATCGAGCCGCATTGGCAATCATTCTGGGATCAAACCCGAGCCTTTCGCTCAGAGCCAGACGCTTCGAAGCAGAAGTATTACGTACTCGACATGTTTCCCTACCCCTCGGGAGCCGGGCTGCACATCGGACATCCCGAAGGCTACACAGCCACCGACATCATCGCGCGCTACAAGCGTGCAAAGGGTTTCTCGGTGCTGCATCCGATCGGCTGGGATGCCTTTGGGCTTCCCGCCGAACAGCACGCGGTCAAGACCGGCACGCACCCCGCCAGCAATACGCAGAACAACATCGCCAACTTTCGGCGTCAGATCAAGGCGCTGGGCTTCAGTTACGACTGGGATCGCGAGATCGACACGACCGATCCGCGCTATGTGCAGTGGACGCAGTGGATTTTCCTACAGCTCTTCAAACGCGGCCTCGCCTACGTCGACGAGCGCCCTGTCTGGTGGTGCCCGGAATTGCGCACGGTCCTCGCCAATGAGGAAATCGTCGACGGCCGCTCCGAGGTGGGCAACTTCCCCGTCGAGCGCCGCAACCTGCGTCAATGGGTCCTGCGCATCACCGCCTACGCCGAGCGCCTTCTGAACGACCTCAAGGATCTCGACTGGCCCGATTCCACCAAGCGCATGCAGGAGGCCTGGATCGGCCGCAGCGAGGGTGCCGAACTTCTTTTCGAGCTGGAACCCGCCTCGCTGGGCGACCTCAAGGTTTTCACCACCCGGCCGGACACGCTCCATGGCGCAACCTACATGGTGGTCGCCCCGGAGCACCCGCTGGTCGAAAGCCTCACCACGCCGGAGCAGCGCGCCGCGGTGGAGGCCTACCGCAGGAAGGCCGCCTCGAAGAGCGACTTGGAACGCACCGATCTGGCCAAGGAAAAATCCGGCGTCTTCACCGGCTCCCACGCCATCAACCCGGCCAACGGCCAGCGCATTCCCATCTGGATAGCCGACTACGTCCTGATGGGCTACGGCACCGGAGCCATCATGGCGGTTCCCGCACACGACGAACGCGACTACGATTTCGCCATCCAGTACAAGCTGCCCATCGTGCGCGTGATCGAGCCCTCCGACGCTTCGCTCTCCCCGGAAGCCCGAGAAACGCTCCCGTTCGTGGGCGACGGGAAACTGGTCAATTCCGGTCCGTACAACGGCCTCGACTGGAGCGAGGCCAAGAGGCGCATCACCGTCGATCTGTTGAATCGCGGTCGCGGCCGGGCAACCGTCAACTACAAGCTGCGCGACTGGCTGTTCTCTCGCCAGCGCTACTGGGGGGAGCCGTTTCCCATTCTCTGGGTCAATGAAGCCGATTACCATCGCGCCGCGGCCGCCGGCCTGAGCGGTCTGCCGCCCGAACCTGTCACCTATCGGGACACCGCAACAGGCACGTCCTGGTACGCGCTTCCGCTTCCGGAAAGGATCCTGCCGCTGACCCTGCCCGACGTGCAATCCTATCTTCCGAGCGGCACGGGCGAAAGCCCGCTGGCAAATGTTCCGGACTGGCTGGAGTTGTGGTACGATGTCACCACTGGGCGCCATGTTCCTGCAAGTGGACCGCGTCCCGAGGGAACATCGTGGATCCGCGCTCGTCGGGAGACCAACACCATGCCGCAGTGGGCCGGCTCCTGCTGGTATTACCTGCGCTTTGTCGACCCCAGGAACACCGAGGCCTTTGCCGCGAAGGAAGCACTGCGTTACTGGGGCGTGCCGGATCTCTATGTCGGCGGGGCTGAACATGCGGTGCTGCACCTGCTCTACGCCCGTTTCTGGCACAAGGTCCTGTTCGACATCGGGGCTGTTCCGCAGAACGAGCCCTTCAGGAAACTCTTTCACCAGGGAATCATCCTGGGAGAAGACGGTGAGAAGATGTCCAAGAGCCGGGGCAACGTGGTGAACCCCGATACCATCATTGCAAGTCACGGCACCGACAGTCTGCGCCTTTACCTCATGTTCCTCGGCCCGCTTGAAGCGATGAAACCGTGGAACCCACGCGGCATTGAGGGCGTGCACCGCTTCCTGCACAAGGTCTGGCGCCTCGCCATTGGGGCGCATGGCCAGCCCAATCAGAAAATCACCCCGGCGGAGCTCTCGCCCGTGCTCGACAAGCTGCGGCACGAGACGATCCGAAAGGTGGGCGAGGACATCGAAGCGCTGCGATTCAACACGGCCATCTCCCAGATGATGATCTACGCCAACGCACTCCAGGAGGCTTCGTCCTATACGCGCGAGGCGGTGCTCACGCTGGTCCAGTTGCTCGCACCGTTTGCGCCACACCTCGGCGAGGAGCTATGGGCGCGCCTTGGCCGGACCGAATCGCTCTCCACCGCCCCGTGGCCCGCCCACGATCCGGCGAGGCTGATCGCGACCGAACAGAAAGTGGTGTTCCAGATCAACGGCAAGCACCGCGGGGAACTGCTCACCCCCGCCGGGGCCAGCCAAGAAACGGTTGTGGCCATCCTGCGCGGTCAGCCCAAGCTTGCCTCCCTCATCGAGGGCCGGACCATCAAGCGCACCATCTACGTCCCCGGAAGAATTCTGAATCTGGTCATGGAGTAA
- a CDS encoding glucan biosynthesis protein G: MKLSTGLHGCAILLLAGVAGAARAQERPFNFEVLKLQAKSLAASPYVARASHVPKWLQSLTYDQHRRIRFDGERAVWRRERLPFRLEFFHPGFINNRTIEVSQVDHGRATPIAYDPSMFEFGDGIESGPVPPDLGFAGFRVLYQLNRRDAWDELAVYQGASYFRALASGQRYGLSARGLALNTADPAGEEFPVFERFWVERPSPDARTIVVHALLDSPSAAGAFRFVIDPGTTTAMDIDVALFPRVGESIRTWGLAPLTSMFWHGESSTTSNDDYRPEVHDSDGLLMERGNGERLWRPLVNPREVRTTSFSDENPKGFGLVQRDRAFSSYEDLEACYHLRPSAWVEPRGSWGRGQVRLVEIPTPDETNDNIVAFWVPEHPVKPYQTIEYSYRLLWFTEGREGSPGSPTGQAVATRLGRSRTHEPDLQRFVVDFDSRQLRSLAAESGVGCVVSVGAGATLAHEAVQKNPFNDTWRVAFALRPDGSGKPVELRCFLRKGSGVLSETWTYLWQP, encoded by the coding sequence ATGAAACTCAGCACCGGATTGCATGGGTGCGCAATTCTCCTGCTGGCCGGAGTTGCGGGCGCCGCACGGGCTCAGGAGCGGCCCTTCAATTTTGAAGTCCTGAAGCTTCAGGCGAAATCGCTGGCGGCTTCACCCTATGTGGCCCGGGCGTCCCACGTGCCAAAGTGGCTTCAGTCGCTGACCTACGACCAGCATCGGCGGATACGGTTTGACGGTGAACGCGCGGTTTGGCGACGCGAGCGACTGCCGTTTCGCCTCGAGTTCTTCCATCCCGGATTCATCAACAACCGAACGATCGAGGTGTCGCAGGTCGATCATGGACGGGCCACTCCGATCGCCTATGATCCATCGATGTTCGAGTTTGGCGATGGCATCGAGAGCGGGCCGGTGCCACCGGACCTGGGATTCGCCGGATTCCGCGTGTTGTATCAGCTCAACAGGAGGGATGCCTGGGACGAACTGGCGGTGTATCAGGGCGCGAGCTATTTTCGCGCGCTCGCCAGCGGCCAGCGCTACGGGCTCTCCGCCCGCGGCCTCGCATTGAACACGGCAGATCCGGCGGGGGAGGAGTTTCCCGTGTTTGAGCGGTTCTGGGTCGAGCGTCCATCTCCGGATGCGCGCACCATTGTGGTCCATGCCTTGCTCGACAGCCCGTCTGCCGCGGGTGCGTTCCGGTTTGTCATCGATCCGGGAACGACGACCGCCATGGACATCGACGTCGCGCTGTTTCCGCGGGTGGGAGAATCGATCAGGACCTGGGGCCTTGCCCCGCTTACGAGCATGTTCTGGCATGGAGAATCATCGACGACCAGCAATGACGACTATCGTCCCGAAGTGCACGATTCCGACGGCCTGCTCATGGAGCGCGGAAACGGAGAGCGGCTCTGGCGGCCGCTGGTGAATCCCCGTGAAGTCCGCACGACTTCGTTTTCGGATGAGAATCCGAAGGGGTTTGGTCTGGTGCAGCGCGACCGCGCATTCTCAAGTTACGAGGATCTCGAGGCCTGCTATCACCTGCGTCCCAGCGCCTGGGTGGAGCCGCGCGGCTCGTGGGGCAGGGGGCAGGTGCGCCTCGTTGAGATACCGACTCCGGATGAAACGAACGACAACATCGTGGCTTTCTGGGTTCCCGAGCATCCCGTGAAGCCGTATCAAACAATTGAATACAGCTACCGCCTCCTCTGGTTCACCGAAGGCAGGGAGGGCAGTCCGGGTTCACCGACGGGACAGGCCGTGGCGACGCGCCTCGGACGGAGCAGGACGCACGAGCCGGATTTGCAGCGCTTTGTTGTCGACTTCGACAGCCGGCAGTTGCGCTCGCTCGCCGCGGAGTCCGGGGTCGGGTGCGTGGTGAGTGTCGGGGCAGGCGCGACGCTGGCTCACGAGGCTGTGCAGAAAAACCCCTTCAACGACACCTGGCGGGTCGCCTTTGCTCTTCGACCGGACGGATCGGGCAAACCGGTGGAGCTCCGATGCTTCCTTAGGAAGGGGTCCGGTGTGCTGAGCGAGACATGGACCTACCTTTGGCAGCCTTGA